GCAACTAAGATATGTGCATCTTGCGGACATGGGTGATTGAGTAAGAAAGTTATTATGCTTTAACTAACCAAATGAGATGAGTTTTCATCtctattttctaatttaattcgtctttatttttgtctttttttttctaataaatattagCTGATGTCAATTACGTCAGCCGATTGCACAGCATCTACATGAGATGACTGTGTATAGAAGTGCTGGTATGCAAGTGGATGGCCTTTCCCACCTTAGGTGATGAGGGGGCCGCCAAGCATGCCTAcattttaagatgaaaattggGCCCAGGCCTTACATTTTAAGATGGGAATTTACACAAAAACTTGGAAcacttttcatttcattttccttttttactgTTCACGAGGAACTTCCAACTTGTTACCTTCCAACCAAATATACACGAAGCAGTACTCATCGTTTATAGgaattcttttcattttgtcgAGATGACCAAACGGTGACGATCAGAGAAAATAAACCTCGCGACAAAATACTGGTTTTTGAGGAGAAAATCGCGGCGGCAGCGAGGATGGGAGCATCGAGTTCGACGGACCAGAAGGTGTCGACCGAACAACGAGAGGTCGAAACCTTAGCGGCTTCGACAGGAGCTCTTCCTATGCTACATCAAGCTTTTTCCAGGCTTGCCGATCCCCAATCAAATGCAGTTCCCCTCAAAAGCTTGCAGGTACAATAACACTAAGGACATCTAAACCTTGCAGCCCGAATTCAATTCAATTCCCTATTCTATCATCTATGCCCTTAGCATCTTTCTTCATGCAAGAACTCTTTCCAAGGAAAGCCGAATTATTGGGTCTTATGCACTCGATTTGGCTGCCGCGGGAGCCGATGAAAAGTGAATGGAAAGAAATCTTTGGACTTTACTTTTGTTCTTCGGGAAAATGAAAACTTGAATCAACTTAGCCGAATTGTTGCATTTGTATGGTCTCAATGGAGTTTCAAAGGCTGGCTATGTTTggttttcactctttttcaaaatttctgaaaaaaaaaatcaacttcacTCCAAACATttagattcttttttttcctcctcttttttgttttcttcaacaatGGTTTATTTTTGTCTATTGAACTTAACGGCCTTCATTATAGGTCCCATGGTTTTTCGTTCTGTTCTAATATAGAAACTCAATGGTTACAGCAATGCTTCTGCTTAGCTTATGAAAACCTGATCTCTGAAGCACCCAAGATGCCCGATACCTTCCTTGTGTTTTTGGATAATCTCAGCTCATCCATTGTTGACGTATTTTTCATGCCCCAGAAAGGGGGAGTAAGTTGGGTCGAGTTTGTTAGAGGTTATATTAAGTGCTGTGGAAGGATGTCGGCATCAATGTCACTTAATACATTACTCAAAGTGTATGCTGCGACGGTGACAAAAGCGGGTCTTCCTTTGAAACTGGAGTTTGAATCTGATGAGGCTGACTGTAAGATAAACGGTTCACTTTTGGCAAGCGATGTGCATATgcttctttggatgtgttggacTATGTCGTGGGATGTCAGAACATCAAGAAGTTCCAAGGCAAAAGCAAATCTATGTCTTCCGGACATCAGTCATCTGGTATTATCAGCTGTCACATCGTGTACTGAAGTTGGCAGTGGCTTGAAtgtgtggtattgtgatgtctTAGGCTTGGAGGTTCAACTTCCTGTCGGTAAGTTTCTGACATGGGCTATTAAAACGGCACCGTGCCTCCCGGATTGCTTGACACAATTTGTCCATGCGAGACTCCAAAACTTTCGCGCTGCAGAGGTATCACATTTCTCTCTTTTGAGTTTGAAAATTAATGACCTTCATGAGTCCGTCCATCTATATGCGGTAGCATTGTGCTATGATCATTTTGTTTATTGAaagatattctttttttttacaagtatcaAAACATATTTCTCTTAAACCTTCTTAAATACCACAACTTCCAATTTGGCTTGAGATTTCAATAGAGTTTAATGgtgcacttataaaaaaaggagTTTAATGGTGAGTCAATGCTTGGTGTTTGGTCCCAAGGGGATGGGAAGAGTCAAACTAGTGATCTCCACTTCATGGGGGCATAGTAAACCAAGCAGTTTATGACAGTTGCCACTCTGAAACTGCTAAGCATCATTATATCCCATGAGCTTTCTTTGATATGATCATTATGGAGTAAacgacacacacacacacacattatatattatttgattaGAAGGAATCCTTGGACCAATGTTTTTTCTTAATCTATTTCAGAATGAATGTGCTTCTTCAAGTTCGTCAGTAGGAGATCTTTCCTCAACTAAGACATGCAGTTCTTTCCTTTTAACCCGGGGAAGGGCATGGGCAATTTCCCTTACACTCAGAAGTACCATAAGTGAAGAGATCTCACAAGTTTGCTTTCCAAGCACTGGTGATGGAACACATGAAAACCTACTTTATCAGTTTGTCATCTTACTCATTGATCTTACTTTTCTCAACTGTTGCCTATCACATGTTATGCTGGTTGACATTGTTAATGGTCTGTGGAggtcctcaaatatgaattgtcaTCCTCTTGGGAAATTAAATTGCTTTGGCATTTCTTACTTGATTGTTGCCTGAGGTGTTATATAGTTTTGCTTGTCCAGATTCTGTCAGATACGTAAACTTCTGTCCTTAGTATGGCTGGCAATAACAAGCAGCCACTGGCCCACTTGGTACTTATGGTGTTCACAATTTGTTATTTCAAAAACCTAGTTTCACTTTAGAACCTAAGTTTTTAGCTcctgttaaaatataattgttgttCATGGTGCATATTTCCATATTATATTCAGCACTTCTGCATTTTGTGGCTATGACTTTTCATAAGTCGTTacttatgtataaaaaaaagacaattttctattctatttaaCACCCTTTAAGCTTATTCTTTTCTaccacaaattttattattcttttctttccttaatAATTCATTCAAAAGTGACATGAAATCATTAAGTTGACTATGATATCATCCTTTATACATCTAGATGCAAATGCATATGCAGAATTTCTTCTTTAGCATTTGCTACTGCTCTGTAGGTCATCGCTTCATGGGAGAGGCTTGAACAGATTCTGGTCTAATATTGAAGGATACAAAGGTCCATTGCTGATGTTGATTTCTGCAAGTTCAGGAGATGCAAATGAGAGTGGCACCAATCTTAGGAAATGGATTGTAGGTGCACTTATGCAGAATGGGTTTCAAAATGGGGATCTGTTCTACGGAAGCTCTGGATGCTTGTATGCCATAAGTCCAGTCTTCCATGTGTTATCATCAACTGGTATGTGACATAGAGGGAGTGTGAAGGGGGatcatttcctttctcttttttctcctgCAAAATTGCTTGCATCCAATTACTTAAGTAACCATTGACAGGAAAGGACAAGAACTTTGTATATAGCCACTTGCATGCTACTGGTAAAATATATGAGCCAAAGCGAAAGCCTGTCGGTATTGCTTTTGGAGGAACCATGGGAAATGAGAGAATCTTTGTGGATGAAGATTTTTCTAGAGTCACGATTCGCCATCATGCCATAGACAAAACTTACCAACCCGGTTCCCTCTTTCCAGATCAGGTATAATTGTAATGCGGCAATGACTTATGCCCGCCCTTAAGAGTTTTGATACCAATATTGCCTTAAATCAAGTGATGTTTTGTATAGGATTTTTACCTGTGATCACTATTATGTGACTTATGTCTGACTTGCCTACCATTTTGTTCCTAGTTTTCAACctgaattttatatatttggaagaaatttgaCTGCTCATTCatgatattgtaattattattttttattgctgatcttatattttttcttgtgaaCTGATGTGATTAGAATATCCTATCATGCACCCAATGGATCTTGAATAGAAATTCATAAAAGAAGCGTGATCTTGGAAGCTATGCGATCTTTATGTTAGCAAATGCCACTTATACCACTTGCAAAGCTTCACTCTGTAAGATGAGATGTGAATTGGTGTATTTCAGGGTTTCCTGCCTGTGGAAGCTTTGATTTCAGAAGTAGAAGTTTGGGGATTTGGTGGGAAACGTGCAAAGGATGTGCAACATTCATACAAGAAGAGAGAAGAGCTGTTCACCGAGCAAAGACGGAGGGTAACCTATTTATATCAGCTTAAAGGATGTTATATGGTTTTGAATATAGGATTTTAAAGTTGAATGTAAATGGCAATGATACTATGTTTATTTGCTTTTCTTGCAGGTTGACATGAAAACTTTTGCAAGCTGGGAAGATTCACCcgagaagatgatgatggacATGATATCAGACCCCAATGCAGTTCGACGGGAAGATCGTTAAATTATACTGCACATGTTTACGCATAATTTTAACACTTACTTTTTGGCTGTTTAGTGTTGTATTAATATTTAGAAAGGTGAATTGGGCAAATGATTTTCTCGAGTCTAAAGAAAATTCTATGGGAGAGACTAGCCTTAAGTTTCGTAGAGCGATCTTGTCACGTAGCTTATGTAAATGTTGTATAGTGTTGTAGATTTATTGTATTGTGCTTACATCAATTTCTCAGTATCATGCTTAAAAGTATAAACAATGTTAAAGATCATAAGAACTCTGAAACCTATCATACTTGAgagaacttttttcttttctaaagaaAGAGGATGGATAATTGAGACACCCACACAAGATGGTTGGTGTCATAAAGTTTGATGGAGATTAACTGGAAAGTACATTTTGACTGAATCATTAACTTGAGATCGTACATATAGGCAAAACCttgaactatatatattctaaacCACCTTCATCCATACATAACAACCAAATGATTTTGCAGTTCGTTGAATTGATCATGATCACaaagttcttaggttcaaaGTAACTATAGTAGACTAGTAGTAgtgaaacatatataatatcagTATCCATAACTTTCTATGGATCTTATTCTGCAACCGCACCCTTACGGGCCTTATCTCCCTCTTCAGAGCTGGGCTAAACGGCGGATATCGATCGGGTAAGCGTCCGATGCAGATTGAGCACTATAAGCTCTTCTTCCCACAATTGTATTCCCTGCCTCAGTTGGATGGTAAGCATCCCAAAAGAGATACTCATTCCTGTTTTGGCATGGAGTTTGATAAGGTAGACATGTGATTTGCCCATTGTTCCTCCCTACACCGCAGCACCCAGCATTTATTACCTTGAAACCTGCATGCAGTTTGCCAAATAAATGCAACCATGAATACCTAAACAATGTCACCCTTTTTTTTCACTTATCAGCTTCAACTAAAGCAAATGTTTTTACCAAAAGATGAAGGGCTGGTTATTATGTCTTGGAAAATCCCATAAGCGTCTATGTAGATCAATCTTGCATCTGCTAGATTGTTGTTGAGATCATTGACAAGAGATTTCAACTTGTTGTTGAAGATTTGGTTGGCAGAATTGATTCTTTGCACACATGTTGAACCGTCCGGACTATTTTGAGCCAATTCATTTGGACTGCAGCCTATTTGACCAACTCCAAACAAGACCATTTTCCTTGCTCCATAGTTATACATGTTCTGTacaacaaaacatttcaaaagAGTTTTGTTGGAATGAATGACTAAAAAAGGCAGTTTTTTTGCAAACTAACAATCAGAGAAATATGGAACTGACCCTGAGTTGCTCTGTATATTGTTGAATAAGAACATCAGCGTATTGTTCAGGTGTATACTGTTGGCTACTAGAGTAGTATTGGGGCATGAAATAGTTGTTAAGGTAGTCATTGCTGCCCAATCCAACTGAGTATATACACTTGCCTAGATACTGTGCTGCCGAATCTTCATCCCCAAGTAAGTTCACCACTTGGGAGACTGTGTTTTGGTAATTTCTCACCTGCCCACTGAAGCTAATCCGGCCTCCCTGCACAATTTTAAGGGattgtatatatatgagtgaACCGCAACATAGAAGGAATGAAGCCATTAAATGAAATGCAATGAAAATGGGGGCAAGAAATCTTAGGTACCAGTTGCCGCCCAGTTTCCTCTCTAATTCCAGCAGCTGCTGATGCATAGTTCACTCCTTTCAGTATTTCTTGGCCTCTTGCACTCACATAGGGAGGTATGTAATCATCGAAGCCTAAAAGCTCAGCTGTAGATGGAAAAGTCGTTTAGTTTTCTTGCATagttttgctaaatatttttcacTACCACAATCTACTTGTTCCCCTTTCCCCCCCTTTAAAGATCTTGTGAAAGAAGGTAAAGGTGTCAGATTCAATGCAGGCACTCAAACCATGTGCAAGGAAATTAATATGCACCAGATACTCTGcacaatatataatactaaaagttcttcatcttcttcttcttttatttgcaTGTTAAACTACTCTGTTAGATTGGAAAGAGAAGAGAGACATGCTTCCATGAAAGGTGCTTTGTCGCAACAAGTTCTTTTTTGGACCACAAGGAATT
This genomic interval from Juglans regia cultivar Chandler chromosome 3, Walnut 2.0, whole genome shotgun sequence contains the following:
- the LOC108998072 gene encoding GDSL esterase/lipase At5g45670-like, translating into MARELKKIMGVMCVLVFVLNIWCKAGAEPQVPCYFIFGDSLVDNGNNNQLQSLAKANYRPYGIDFPAGTTGRFSNGKTTVDVVAELLGFDDYIPPYVSARGQEILKGVNYASAAAGIREETGRQLGGRISFSGQVRNYQNTVSQVVNLLGDEDSAAQYLGKCIYSVGLGSNDYLNNYFMPQYYSSSQQYTPEQYADVLIQQYTEQLRNMYNYGARKMVLFGVGQIGCSPNELAQNSPDGSTCVQRINSANQIFNNKLKSLVNDLNNNLADARLIYIDAYGIFQDIITSPSSFGFKVINAGCCGVGRNNGQITCLPYQTPCQNRNEYLFWDAYHPTEAGNTIVGRRAYSAQSASDAYPIDIRRLAQL
- the LOC108998071 gene encoding uncharacterized protein LOC108998071 produces the protein MGASSSTDQKVSTEQREVETLAASTGALPMLHQAFSRLADPQSNAVPLKSLQQCFCLAYENLISEAPKMPDTFLVFLDNLSSSIVDVFFMPQKGGVSWVEFVRGYIKCCGRMSASMSLNTLLKVYAATVTKAGLPLKLEFESDEADCKINGSLLASDVHMLLWMCWTMSWDVRTSRSSKAKANLCLPDISHLVLSAVTSCTEVGSGLNVWYCDVLGLEVQLPVGKFLTWAIKTAPCLPDCLTQFVHARLQNFRAAENECASSSSSVGDLSSTKTCSSFLLTRGRAWAISLTLRSTISEEISQVCFPSTGDGTHENLLYQSSLHGRGLNRFWSNIEGYKGPLLMLISASSGDANESGTNLRKWIVGALMQNGFQNGDLFYGSSGCLYAISPVFHVLSSTGKDKNFVYSHLHATGKIYEPKRKPVGIAFGGTMGNERIFVDEDFSRVTIRHHAIDKTYQPGSLFPDQGFLPVEALISEVEVWGFGGKRAKDVQHSYKKREELFTEQRRRVDMKTFASWEDSPEKMMMDMISDPNAVRREDR